Part of the Pseudodesulfovibrio mercurii genome is shown below.
CCATGGCCGACCCCTTCGACGCGAACCTGCGCGGCAGGCTCAACGGGGCCTGCGACAAGCTCGGCCTGACCCACCACAATACCGGCACGGTCATCACCATCGAGGGCTCGCGCTTTTCCACCCGGGCCGAGTCTAACATGTTCCGCATGTGGGGCGCGGACGTCATCAACATGAGCGTGGCCCCGGAGTGCCTGCTGGCCAACGAGGCGGGCATCCCATATGCGGCCGTGGCCATGAGCACGGACTACGACTGCTGGAAGACCGACGAGGCCCCGGTGACCTGGGACGAGATTCTCGAGGTCTTCAGGGGCAACGTGGAAAAGGTCACCTCCCTGCTGGTCGAGGTCATCCGGGAGTTGGACTAGGCCATGCACGCATCCGACTTTACCGCGACCGCGCCCCTGGCCTGCGACCTGCTGGTCCGGGCCGACGCGGTCATCACCCAGGACGACGAGCGGCGCGTCCTGACCGACGCCGGGGTGGCCGTGGCCGACGGCCTGGTCCTCGAGGTGGGCGACTACGCCGACCTCGACGCCCGGTACGAGCCCGTCCAACGGCTGGACATGGCGGGCAGGATGCTCCTGCCCGGCCTGGTCAACGGCCACACCCACCTGCCCATGACCCTGCTGCGCGGCTTTGCCGACGACCTGCCGCTCATGGACTGGCTTCAGGAGCACATCTGGCCCGTGGAGGCCCAACTGGACGAGGAACTGCTCGGCATCGGCGCGCGGCTCGGCTGCGCGGAACTGATCCGTACCGGGTGCACGGCCTTCCTGAACGGCTATTTCCACGAGCACGTCACGGGCGAGGCGGCCTCGGCCTGCGGTCTGCGCGCGGTCCTGGGCGAGGGATTCTTCGCCTTCCCGTCCCCGTTCTTCCCCACGGCCGAGGCGTGCTGGGAGACCATCCGGACGCTTCAGGCGCGTTTTGCCGACGACCCGCTGGTGCGCACGGCGGTCACGCCCCACGCGGCCTTCACCGTACCGCCGGAGCTGCTCGAGGCGAGCTACGAGCTGGCCGAGTCCCTGGACATCCCCTGGCAGACGCACCTGGCCGAATCGCCCACCGAGACCTCGGTCTGCCTGGGCAAGTACGGCATGCGCCCGGTGGAGATCCTGCGCACCCGCGGGCTGCTCTCCCCGCGCGTGACCCTGCACCACTGCGTGGACGTGGACGAGCGGGAGATCGCCCGGCTGGCCGCGTCCGGGGCCAACGTGGTCCACAACCCGGCCTCCAACCTGAAATTGTGCTCGGGCATGTCCCCGGTGCAGGACCTGCTCGACGCCGGGGTTAACGTGGGACTGGGCACGGACGGCGCGTCGAGCAACAACCAGCTGAACATGTTTCGCGACATGGGGCTGGCCGCCCTGGTCGGCAAGGTCCGCCACGGCGACGCCTCGGCCGTGGGCGCCCAGACCGCCCTGGACATGGCCACCCGCAACTCGGCCCGCTGCCTGGGCTGGCCCGAGCTGGGCCGCATCGAGGCCGGATACCCGGCGGACATGATCGCCCTGGACCTCTCCTCGCCCAACCTCATGCCGGTCTTCAACCACGTGTCCCACGCGGTCTACGCGGCCACGGGCATGGAGGTCTGCATGACCATGGTGGCGGGCGAGGTGCTCTATCTCTATGGCGAGTTCCGGACCCTGGACGTGGGCGGGCTGCGCCGCGAGGCGGCCAGGGCCGCGAAATGGGTCCGGCGGGCCTCCGGAAAGTGAAAAAGAACCGCAAATAGCTTGACAACACCCGCCCCTGGTGCATATCGAAGTCTGCTCTTGCACCGATATGAAAATTCGTATGCCGCTGGCATCCCGTGAGCCGCATTATTTTTAGGAGGAAGGCACGACATGGCCAAGAAAAAAGGAATCGTTACCCTGGAAGGCGCCGTCAAGACCGCTGAGGGTCTGAGCTACAAGGGCGTCATTCTGGAACCCGTTGTGGAGAAGTGTGAAGGCTGCGACCGCAGCGTTTCCTTCGAGGACACCGACTACTGCCCGACCTACGCCCAGCCCGCCCGCAAGTGGGCCCACGGCGTGTGCAACTTCGCCACGCACGTGCGCGCCGAAGTGGACAAGGCCGGCAAGGTCAAGGTCAACCCGCTGAAGGCTTCCAAGCGCGCCGCGCGCGGTCGCTAGATCACGGCAAGCAGGAAAGGCGGGGCTGGTCCCCGCCTTTTTTTTGTTTGTATGCTCCGGTTTTTGGGCTAGTTTCCACGAAAACGACATCGGAGGTTCCATGGACGCGCTCTTTTCCGAACTGGACCGCCAGACCGAGGCGGTCGTCGAACTGCAGACCAGACTGACGGCCATTCCGGCCCTCGGACCCCGCAACGGGGGCGAAGGCGAAAAGGCCAAGGCCGACTTCCTGCTCGGCCATCTCCAATCCATGGGTATCCGGGACATCCGCGAGTTCAACGCCCCGGACCCGGACGTGCCCTGCGGCTACCGCCCCAACATCGTGGCGGTCGTCCCCGGCAGGAACACGGAAAAGACCCTGTGGGTCATATCGCACATCGACGTGGTCCCTCCGGGAGACCTCGGGCTGTGGAATTCCGATCCCTACGTGGTTCAGCGCGACGGCGACACCCTGGTCGGCCGGGGCGTGGAGGACAACCAGCAGGGCATGGTCTCCTCGCTGCTGACCGCCAAGGGGCTGCTCGACCTGAAGATCACCCCGGAGATGAACTACGGCCTGATCCTCGTGTCCGACGAGGAGACCGGCTCGGGCTTCGGCCTGGACTACATCGTTCGCGAGCACGAGGACCTCTTCGGCAAGGACGACCTCTTCCTGGTCCCGGATTCCGGCGAACCCTCCTCCGAGATGGTCGAGGTGGCCGAAAAGTCCATGTTTTGGGTCAAGATCACCGTGATCGGCAAGCAGTGCCACGCCTCCACCCCGGACCAGGGCGTCAACTCCATGTTCCCCAGCGCGGAGTTCATCCTGCGCATCAAGGAGTTGGAGACCCTGTACCCGGCCGAGGACGCCCTGTTCAGCCCGCCCCGCTCCACCTTCCAACCGACCATGCGCGAGGCCAACGTGGCCAACGTGAACACCATGCCCGGCCGGGACGTGTTCTACGTGGACTGCCGGGTCATGCCCCAGTACGACCTGAACGACGTACTCGGAACCATCCGGGCCATTGGCGCCGAGGTGGCGGCCAAGTACGGCGTGACCGTGGAGTGCGAGCCGATCATGTGGGAGCAGGCCGCACCGGCCACCCCGGCGGACAGCGAGATCGCGGTCCGGACCATGGCCTCGGTGCGCAGGATCTACCACAACAATCCGCATACCGTGGGCGTGGGCGGCGGCACCGTGGCCGCGTTCCTGCGTCGCAAGGGCTACGACGCCGTGGTCTGGTCCACCCTGAACCACAACGCGCACCAGCCCAATGAATGGTCTTCCATCAAGAGCACCATCGGCGACGCCAAGGTCATCGCCGACATGCTCCTGACCCGGTAGACCCCGCGGGGAGCCATGCAGCGCAAGCAACCCATTCCGGCCGAGTTCGACCTCATCGTGGTCGGCGCGGGCCATGCCGGGTGCGAGGCCGCCATGGCCTCGGCCCGGCTGGGCCTCAAGACCCTGCTGCTGACCATCAACGTGGACCGCATCGGGCACCTCTCCTGCAACCCGGCCATCGGCGGCCTGGCCAAGGGCCACATGGTCAAGGAGATCGACGCCCTGGGCGGCATGATGGGGCTGTGGGCCGACGCTGCGGGCATCCAGTTCCGCATCCTGAACACCCGCAAGGGCCCGGCCGTGCGTTCGAGCCGGGCCCAGATCGACCGCGCCGAATACATGCGCGTGGTCCAGCGCTCGGTATTCAGCCAGGAGAACCTGTGGGTCTTCCAGGACATGGGCGCGGCCGTGCTGACCGAGAACGGCGCGGTCAGCGGCCTGCGCACGGAGCTGGGCGAGGTCTTCCCGGCCCGGGCCGTGCTCCTGACCACCGGGACCTTCCTGCGCGGGCTCATGCACATCGGTCTGGAACACTTCAGCGGCGGGCGCATGGGCGATCCGGCGGCCAACTCCCTGTCCGCCAGCCTGCGCGAGCTGGGCTTCGACCTGGGCCGCCTCAAGACCGGCACCACCCCGCGTCTGCTGCGCGACTCCATCGATTTTTCGGCCATGCAGGAGCAGCCCGGCGACGACCCGCCCACGCCCTTCAGCTTCCGCAACAGGACCGTGCCCCTGCCCCAGGTGTCCTGCTGGCTGACCTACACCAACGAGCGGGCCCACGAGGCCATCCGCTCGGGCTTCGACCGTTCGCCCATGTTCACCGGAATCATCGAGGGCACGGGCGCGCGCTACTGTCCGTCCATCGAGGACAAGGTGGCCCGGTTCCCGGAAAAGGACCGGCACCAGATCTTCGTCGAACCGGAGGGGCTTCACAGCCCGGAGATGTACCCCAGCGGCATCCCCACCAGCCTGCCCTTCGACGTGCAGAAGAAGATGATCCGGGCCATCCGGGGGCTGGAGAACGCCCAGATCGTCCGGCCGGGCTATGCCATCGAGTATGATTTCGTGCCGCCCACCCAGCTCAGGCCCACCCTGGAGACCAAGGCGGTCCCCGGGCTTTACTGCGCGGGCCAGATCAACGGCACCTCGGGCTACGAGGAGGCCGCCGCCCAGGGGCTGTGGGCCGCGCTCAACGCGGCCTGCAAGCTGCTCGGCCGCGAGCCGTT
Proteins encoded:
- a CDS encoding amidohydrolase, which encodes MHASDFTATAPLACDLLVRADAVITQDDERRVLTDAGVAVADGLVLEVGDYADLDARYEPVQRLDMAGRMLLPGLVNGHTHLPMTLLRGFADDLPLMDWLQEHIWPVEAQLDEELLGIGARLGCAELIRTGCTAFLNGYFHEHVTGEAASACGLRAVLGEGFFAFPSPFFPTAEACWETIRTLQARFADDPLVRTAVTPHAAFTVPPELLEASYELAESLDIPWQTHLAESPTETSVCLGKYGMRPVEILRTRGLLSPRVTLHHCVDVDEREIARLAASGANVVHNPASNLKLCSGMSPVQDLLDAGVNVGLGTDGASSNNQLNMFRDMGLAALVGKVRHGDASAVGAQTALDMATRNSARCLGWPELGRIEAGYPADMIALDLSSPNLMPVFNHVSHAVYAATGMEVCMTMVAGEVLYLYGEFRTLDVGGLRREAARAAKWVRRASGK
- a CDS encoding PxxKW family cysteine-rich protein, with translation MAKKKGIVTLEGAVKTAEGLSYKGVILEPVVEKCEGCDRSVSFEDTDYCPTYAQPARKWAHGVCNFATHVRAEVDKAGKVKVNPLKASKRAARGR
- a CDS encoding M20 family metallo-hydrolase, which translates into the protein MDALFSELDRQTEAVVELQTRLTAIPALGPRNGGEGEKAKADFLLGHLQSMGIRDIREFNAPDPDVPCGYRPNIVAVVPGRNTEKTLWVISHIDVVPPGDLGLWNSDPYVVQRDGDTLVGRGVEDNQQGMVSSLLTAKGLLDLKITPEMNYGLILVSDEETGSGFGLDYIVREHEDLFGKDDLFLVPDSGEPSSEMVEVAEKSMFWVKITVIGKQCHASTPDQGVNSMFPSAEFILRIKELETLYPAEDALFSPPRSTFQPTMREANVANVNTMPGRDVFYVDCRVMPQYDLNDVLGTIRAIGAEVAAKYGVTVECEPIMWEQAAPATPADSEIAVRTMASVRRIYHNNPHTVGVGGGTVAAFLRRKGYDAVVWSTLNHNAHQPNEWSSIKSTIGDAKVIADMLLTR
- the mnmG gene encoding tRNA uridine-5-carboxymethylaminomethyl(34) synthesis enzyme MnmG; amino-acid sequence: MQRKQPIPAEFDLIVVGAGHAGCEAAMASARLGLKTLLLTINVDRIGHLSCNPAIGGLAKGHMVKEIDALGGMMGLWADAAGIQFRILNTRKGPAVRSSRAQIDRAEYMRVVQRSVFSQENLWVFQDMGAAVLTENGAVSGLRTELGEVFPARAVLLTTGTFLRGLMHIGLEHFSGGRMGDPAANSLSASLRELGFDLGRLKTGTTPRLLRDSIDFSAMQEQPGDDPPTPFSFRNRTVPLPQVSCWLTYTNERAHEAIRSGFDRSPMFTGIIEGTGARYCPSIEDKVARFPEKDRHQIFVEPEGLHSPEMYPSGIPTSLPFDVQKKMIRAIRGLENAQIVRPGYAIEYDFVPPTQLRPTLETKAVPGLYCAGQINGTSGYEEAAAQGLWAALNAACKLLGREPFLLSRDQAYMAVLVDDLVTKGTEEPYRMFTSRAEHRLLLREGNADERLTPVGRDLGLVDDDQWRLFTAKQEKLQAVLEAMHSIRIRPDAATRETLESIGASVPGKAVELASLLRQPQMDIDRLAVFCPELAGLDREVLCEAEVQVRYEGYLVKQEELVAKFKSLEDKVLPEDLDYGSVSGLTREVVEKLSRIQPRTLGQAGRISGVTPAALACLEIHLKKLGLS